TCGGCGGATTACCAACATAAAAAACGAGGGCGCCATCGCAATCGGCTGAGGTAATGAATTTGGAATGGCTCCGATCGTATTCGTCGCCTTCGGAAAGACTGAAATTCGTGTTTGGATTCTTCTTTAGTATTTCACTTATTCTTACTTTTTGGTTTTCTGTTTTATTCGGTTCAGGTTCGGCCAACAAGACAACTGATGACTGCTTGAACATTCGTTCAAAACTGAGGTTCGTGAACGTCTCGTGTCCGTATCTTTCTTCGAAGATGTGATAAGCTGGGGGTTCGGCTTGCATCAGAACTCGTTCCGTCACTTCTGGAAATACAAAGAATGCGAGAACGAAAAGTGATATCGATAGAGAGATGGACATGCCGAATCCAAATATGATTCCGTCTGCGAATGGTTTTTGTTTCTTCATATTTGCATAACGCTAAGGTGATACGACGGCGGCTTCGGTCATCGCCTCCACGTCTGGTATGGTTGATTTCGATGTGTTTTCGTCAAAGAGGCGAGCGTTTGCCGCCGTTGTATCGACCGCCTTGTTAGCACTATCTCCTGTATCCATTAGATACGGTCGCTTTGGTGGTTTCGTAATCATCGATTACAGTCAAAATGGTCGGTTCTGTTATCTTAAAACTCTCTTTAGATTTTGATCTGACGATCGGTACATTGCCACCATAGCCGGAGGTCTCGTCGAGGAACTGTCCGGCTTCATCATAGAACTCTACTTGAATCCCGACGCTTTGCCAATCTTCGTCACTTAAGTTTTCAACGGTCCCAAAGATTGCCAATAGTTCATCTCTTTTCTCTATCTTTGTTATTTCTACCTTAAAATCATCTGGATCCGGTCCTTCCATTTGCTTCGTGGAGAAGTAGAAGAATCCCAGGATCCCTGCCGTCAGCAGAACCGAAGAAATCGCTTTAACTGTATTCAGATTTTTCATTCATTTGCTAACGTCGAGTGCATACGCGGAGGCTAGCGCGGAGCGCTGGCCGGAGTTGTATGGCACGACTTGTTCGAATTCATTTGTAGATGGTTCGTGAATGTCCTCGTTCCTTTATCCATGATTCGATTTTTTCGTACGCAATTTCTAATCCGTCGGTTAAGTCTTCTAGGCCTATCTTGATACTTTCAGTTCTTTTCTTTTTATCCCACAACCCGATCAGTATTTCTGGATCGTTGGTGTTTTGCGGTGTGACGCTCATTTCGTAAATATCGCCGCTATCGTCTACAACGTGGATAGTTCGAACATCGTAGTCTCGGTGCTTTGTGAATACATGAAGACCGCGACTTTTCGACCACGGCATGAGTTGCGGATCTAGATCTTCGTAAGTCATCTTCTTTCTTCGAACGCTGAAGTGATACGCGAGGGCCTAAATGCCCGTTGAGAAAGTAGTTGTGATGATTCGTCCTTGTTGCGTCCGCAACTCGGGGCGCTTGGCCCGAGTTGTATCGACTGACTTGTTCTGCCATTCTTTTCTTTTCATCTTTTGATCCTCGATCCTTACAATGGAAAGTGTGTGTTCTCGGGACCATATCCTCTTCTAATCATTTCTTTCTTTGTTTCGTTCCACGACCAGATTCTCAGCGAAATCCATTTGAATGGCTTTAGAAGCGTGATCGTCGAAGAAAGCTCGTTTGCTCGAGTCGCGTAATATTCTTTGAATACACGTTCTCGTTCTTTTTCTTCGTCAATGTGGGGAGGTTTGTACATTTTCTATTTTTGCAGAACGTGAAGGTGATACGCGAGGGCCTAGGTT
This genomic window from Pelagicoccus enzymogenes contains:
- a CDS encoding FxLYD domain-containing protein; protein product: MKNLNTVKAISSVLLTAGILGFFYFSTKQMEGPDPDDFKVEITKIEKRDELLAIFGTVENLSDEDWQSVGIQVEFYDEAGQFLDETSGYGGNVPIVRSKSKESFKITEPTILTVIDDYETTKATVSNGYRR